TAAGGGATTTGAGGTTTATGAAAGGCTCTGAAGCAGGTCCCAGGCAAACTCCCCAAGGTACTGGGCAAGCAGGCTTTTCCTGAAGGTGGGAGTATGGGGGAGGACCTGGGATTTTTTGTCACAGATTTGGGATCACGTGTGTAACTCTGAAGAACAAACATTGCAATGTAACTTGCAATGACCAGAGCTGTCTCTGTAAAATATGTACGTGACTTGCACAGAAAAGGCCATGTTTTAAGGGAAGCCCAATCTTAGCAAGGGCCTCCGAACACCCGCGTCGGGGGACGAAAGGGGAGGCAGAGCAAAGTACGATGCTGGCAGGCCCATTCTTAGCCGGTGTTATCGCATCAGTGTTTCCTCAATTTCTGCTACCTGCAATATGTGTTTGTCTCAATTAACGTTAGCAGCACATGGTAAATCTCCCTGTGTTCAGCAGCTTTTCCTtatgcagcagagcagcagcccgGTGACCAGATACAGGCTTTTCACACAGCCCATTGCGGCCCTTGGCTCACCTGGGGTTGGTTGCTAGTGCCAAGCTCTCAAGAGGCTAACGTCATTAAGCAACGCTGCCAAGCATCCCAGCTCCTGGAAGGGCAGCCTGTCACCTTACAGgatgtcttccttttcttcagacttTGCTGGCTGGGTCCCTAACACTAGAGCTGCTCAAAGAGCCTGGAATCTGTGTCCTGAGCTTTTTCTTATAGTGCAAACATCTCATCTGGCAGTTGCATGATGCAATGAGCTTTTGTGTTGCATCAGCAGCGCTCACACGCAAGGTTTCCCCCTGGCAGGTGCAGGGGGATGATGGGTGCAAGCTTAGCTCATAGCAGGGCTTATGCCCTAATTCTTCTTTACAAACCTTGTTTTCTCACTAGGGCTCCATCTTCAGGGGGGcaaaaattttgtttccttttcccctccccaggaaGTATTGCCAACAGAGTTTTTTTGTAGAGCTCTcctctgaagcagcagcaagatgTTCCCTGTACCCCATCTTTTGCAGAAGGTTAAAAATAGACCTGGCTAACCATGAGGTGGTAAGGGTGTCTATCTAAATCACTGTTTCAGTCACCTTTTTTGTAACACAATAGATTTTTTAGAAATATACCAGAAGgggggatgcaggcagcagAATAAAGCACATGCAAAAGAGGCTGGTTAGGGTCTGTTTTGCCAAACTGCACTGACAAAAATATACCACTGGTAAAATTCAAGCAGAGGCATCAATGAGTATGTTTCAAACCTGAAGAGAGAGACTGAGCAGAATTACATTCTGTGTGATTCTGTTAATTTCAGTGGTTTTTCCTGACTACCGGTACTCAGCATATCTGAATTTCGGTTGCTAAATCTACATGTCTGCATACAGTCCCTTTGGTCTGTACGTGGTGGCACCAGAGCTATTTTTAGTCCCGTTCAGCCACCTGCATGTCTCTGAGGATTTCTCTCTCAATTGCAAGCTCTTTAGAGGGAGATTTGTTTTATGGAGTGTTACTTCTACAGACTATCCCCTTTTTACTGTGTGACATTTTgaattaacagaaaattatcTGGGGAAGCAGGCGTTAAAGAACTGTGGCAGTTTGGCAAGGGGCTGGCAAACCATCACCCCAGGCTTAAATTCTGAGCTGAGTGGGGAGCTAGACTTCCAACCTGACTGTGAGACAAAGGCTAGCAGAGGAGTAATTgagaatttgaaaagaaatgggaagcaGCCTTATAGTCTCAGTCTCCTTCCACTCATCCTGTGCCTCCACTTGGCCTTGGACATGCCGAATTAGGATTTTCCAGGTGAGAAGCTGGGCAGGTGCCTGGTTGAAGTGAGGCAAAATAGTTGTGTCTTTGTATGTCCGTGCTACGCTGGGTAAGGAGTGGAGAGGAGGACAGCCCTACCAGGGCACAGGGTATCTCCAGATAACACACCGTCTGCTAGCAGTCTGTTCTACAGCTTGCTTTCCTCCTCATTTCTCATTCAGAGGCAAAGAAAATGGTGGATTAAAACAGACCTGCAGCGGTCACTGATTATCGTATTGGTAGCAGTGATTCTACTGATGCTTACAGCAAACTGGTGTGGTTTGGCTTGAGCAGTTTCTGCTAGCTGGATGAACTAACTCACATTGGAGGTCATCTCCAGCTTCACCAGAAGTGGATCATGTTTTCAGCAAGTCGTGGAGGAATTTCAAATGTCTATAGATGCTATATCTTTCCTGCTCTTAGAAATTAACCTGAGACTGAGAGACAACATGTTAATTCCATTTAAATCCATGAAAGTCCAAGTGGAAGTTGGTCTCTCATTAAGGCCCTGAACTTTGAAAGAGCAGACCTTAAAAAAATGAGGCCACTACATTGTGAGGGCAGTTAGATGGAAACCGTTGGGGTCAGGGACACATTCAAGGCCTGGGTTTTTGTAAGTCACACTTGCAAAAGTTACCTGGAATTTTAACTGCGCAGGAATTGCCTGCAGACTTCTCTGGATAGACTTCACACAAAAACCGGTACGATTAAGCAACAGAATTACAAAGCCTGATGGGCGGAGATGTCTGTATTTTAGTGGTCAACTAGTATAAAGTGAGAATTTCCACCGAGGTGTGACTAACAAATTAAATGAACGCTATGTCTCACTTAACAAAACTAAGTTATTCTTGTTGCTCTTTCTTATATAGGTCTGTCTCCAGGGGAGGTGATATCTGAAAATTGCCATGGACAGATTTGGAAAAGATGTCTTAGTCTGAGGCAAAACGTATCTTTGGTGCAAGAGCATATAGGGAAAATTTTGACACAGCAGTGACTATGTAGAACAGCTAAGCATGTCAGAAAAAAGGCTTATAAGTGAGACTTGTCTGCCATCAGATCTACCAGAATCCAAATGAATCACCAAAAAGTGAGTAAAGATGTGCACCCTACCTCTGTTTCAGTTAACCTTACTATTTGTTTGACACGTCTTTTTCCACAAGAAGGTGGAcgtcagtgtttaaaaataaaattgcaccTGCTCTGTGGTGAGAAAAAAACACCTGCATTACTTCTGTGCAGAACTCCTCTTGCTGGGACGTGTGGATGCTTAATTTATCAGGCTCTGGGTTTCTGAGCTCAGACTAAACTAATTACAGTGCCGCCCTCTGCTCTTGTGGCACAGCTGTCTGCATTGCTTAAAAACAGACCGTTTCCATGTGCCTCAGTATTAACGCGATTTTCCCTTTGGAACGGcgggaggctgggctgggcactCTGTGACAGACAACAGACACAAGCAAAAATACAGGGTGAGAACGCAAACATGAATGAATAGAGATTCCCTCCTGATGGAGGGGTCCCCAGCTGCTGAAAATCAGAATTGCTCCTTTACTAATGCCCTGGACACAGGTGTTTATTGGTGTAAAGGGGCTGTTCCAAGGAGCAGAGAGGACGgcgaagcagcagcagcagcccggCTTTGCAGCCTGCCTTCGCCGTACAGCCTGAAGGCTGACCCGCAGCCTCTAGAACGGGCCTGGATCCCGCCAGGAGATGCCCGTATCCCTGCGGAGATGCCATTCggtggagggaaggaggtgCAAGAGTTAACGTACGTGCCTCAGATGTGTCCAGGGAGGTTTtcaaatacttgtttttctctctgaaagtCTGATCTCATTGTAGGGAACTGAGTAACAAGAAGTTTCAGTTGATGAGGGGACAGATGTCAGGTGCgctttctgtcttgctttttttttttaatttaatttcctcaTTGTTATAAGATTGCCATACACACAGCAGTTGTATGCGTCCGTGCTTTTAGGCGAAGAGACTCCCCcgaggagaaaaaaaaaggcactctCTTCTTTCCGCGGGGCACTCTGCAGTGCCGACACCCACCACGACTGAAAGAACTCCCTGCCCAAGCGGCTGCCCAGGTCACGCAGCTCCTTGCGGGTCCCTATTCCTCTCCCCGAAATCCGGGCACAGCCCGTCCCGCCCCTTCCCcggcggggcaggggcaggctccggccccggggcgggcggcagcggggaCGTACCCCCGGTACGACTGCCCGCCCCCGGCACCGAGGGTTACGGCGGGACCCTCCCCGCGGCCGGAACGGCCGGAAGGGGAACCGGGGGCGGCGGAAGCGGAAGGGACTGGAAGGCGGAAGCGGAAGGGCGGTGGAAGAGCCGGAGCGGAGCCATGAGGACCCGGCGCGGTACCGTCCTGCGGCCGCCGCCCGAGCCCTccgccgaggaggaggaggaggatggcgGCCAGGTTGGCCCCGAGGGCCTGGCGGACGAGGTGGAGGATTTCCACGAGGCGCAGTTCCAGGCGGTGATGGCGGCCCTGGAGAGCGGGGAGGAGGCCGGggacagccaggaggaggaggaggaggaggaggaggtgctggggctgcagttGCCGGAGGACAGCGAGGAGGATGGAAGcggtgaggaagaagaggaggaggagaaggaggtgcaGGGGGTGGATCTTTACGTGGACCACAGTGCAGAAGAggatggagaaggggaggaggaggaggatggagaaggcgaggaggaggaggaaagtgaggttgaagatgaagatgaagagCTGTCCATGGGGAGTGACTTGGAGGAGCGCCATCAGGATACCAAGCTCCCCCACGAGCTCTCCTGGGGCCAACGCAAGCAGCTTTACTACGACACGGACTATGGGAGCGATGCACAGGCCAAGGGCAAGCGTAGCCAGCAAGAAGTCgatgctgaggaggaggaagaggagcaggaggctCAAGTCATCCAGAGGCGGTTGGTGCAGGACTTAGGGGAGGATGACTACGGGCTGGATGTGATCCAGGGCTATCTGGCTGAGCAGCAGAAAACCCACGATGGCAAGGGGCAGAAGATTGACAAGGATTTGCAGGCCCTttccaagaagcagcagctgaagctaCTGAAGCAGGAGTCCCCTGAGCTCCTGCAGCTGATTGAGGACTTTGAAGTCAAGCTAATGGAGCTCAAGGACGAACTGCACCCACTGCTGCAAATGGTCAAAAACGGCACTATCCCGCAAGGGAAAGGCAGTCGCTATTTGCAGACCAAGTATCATCTCTACTTGAATTACTGTGCCAATATCAGTTTCTATTTGGTTTTGAAGTCAAAGAGGATGCCGGTTCACAGTCACCCCGTTATCGAACGGCTGGTTGCTTATAGAAATATAATCAATGACCTAGCTGTTATAGATCAAAAGTTATCCTCACAAGTTCGtatgcttttgaaaaactaCTATGATAAGAAGGAAGACAAATTACCGAAGGAGAAGAAGTTTGCGCTGTTCCTCCCACCGGatgttaagaaaaacaaattgaaaCGTGCTCCTGCGCTTGCTAATGGCCAGGCTACTGCTGCTGAACTGTCAGATGAGTCGGACTTGGATGAAGAGGCTGCCCTAAAATACTATAAGATGATGGAGGAGAAGTTGAAACTCAAGAGGAAGAGAACTGAAGATCAAGACATGCTTGAAGAAGAAGCGGTGTTGGAAGGAGAGGATCCAAGTAAAAAGAGAGGTGTGACCTATCAGATGATCAAGAACAAAGGCCTGACGCCCAGAAGGAGGAAGATTGATCGCAACCCCAGGGTCAAGCATCGGGAGAAGTTTCGGCGAGCCAAGATTCGCCGCAAGGGCCAGGTCCGTGAAGTTCGGAGGGAATTGCACAGATATGCTGGGGAACTGTCCGGCATTCGCGCGGGAGTTAAGAAAAGCAGGAAGCTTCAATGATACttacttttctctgtttcagagaGCTGCGAGTAGCACTACTGAATCCAATAAAAATTTTATAAATGATATTGTGGTTTTTGATCCTTGAGAAGGCTGGGGGTGGGGtgctctttgtttttttgcagaggatgCTTTTCAGAAGGTGCCACCTCTAAAAGTAGCACAGGGCCCTTTACTTACCTGGCCTGCACGTGAGGCGTTTTCCTCTATTGCGATGCTGTCATCTTTCCATGCTGTAAATACTGGCTTTGAGAGGCTGCAAGGGATGTGTCAAgtgaaaagaatgaaatgggCCGTACAGGACTGatgggtgggatgggatggagggACCTCCCGAGGGCAGGTTGAGAATGGGGTTCGTGCAGCTGTCgctgctgccttctccttttTACTGTCTTGATCTGGTTCATCCTTTTTCTGTGTTGAGCTGCAGAATGAGATCTATGTGGTTGTGGTATTTTCTCTAATTCTTGTTCTGATTAACTCCTCCTTGTGCTCATACCTTTTAAGAACTAACTACTTTTAGGCtctcttaaataattttgtaactAAGTAGAAAGCTATTACTTAAATCCCACGAGGCCTGAGATACCGTTTCCCCTCCTTCTGAATTCAGTGAGAAGCAAAGCAAGGACTTTCCTGGATTGCATTGCTATTTATCTGTGATAAATACATCAACTTCAGCTATGATAAATACGTTAACTGTTGTCTGCTCTTATAGGTCTAACGTAGCATTGATAGAGGACAAAGGGGCAAGACGTAACATTGTCTTCAGTTTGAGAGTAAACTTTAAGAACGTTTTGATTACTTCCATGCCTTCTGATGGGAAAACGCATTTAACCCCACACTGAAGTTCTTGCTGGGAGCTGATTGTGAGTGGCCAGTTCCAGTTCAGGCTGTAAAGGAGGAATGACTGATCAGTTTTCCTTAAAAGTTTTAACAAACACTGTCTCAGGTAAGACCTGCACTTGTGTCTGGGACAGATTTCAGGGAGGTCATGACTTGATTTGTGTACTCATAGCATCTGAAAGGTACTACTGTCTCTTTCCCATGTGAAATCACTGAAGGGGAATAATTGTCAATAGATGTAATTTCACATTATGGAAGCACTAGTGTGTCTAGGTGacttgttttggggtttttttgttttgttccagattttttttgtgtttgtggtaGTCTTGGGCGAAGCCAAAAGATGAGGATGCATTCTTGAGCCTGTGACAGGCTGCGTGCTACAATTCAAACATGCAGGCGCTCATTTTCTGTAAGTGAAAAGTGTTTCCATAGCTTTTGATGTAAACCTTTACACCCTAGGCCTGTTTCTGTCAGGAACATGTTGTTAATTGCTGACTGGAGAatgttttgttaattttcaaaGCCAATTGTTTAAGGGAGAGGTAGAAAAATGATAAACTTAAGCCGGACAGATGGGAACAGAAGTAAGGAGACTTTTTGTAGTCCTTATATGTCCCCAATCCATGGGATGTGGAGCTATGCATGCTGATTTTGGAGGGGATTCTGGTATGGTAGATAAATGTATAGGACAAAATAGTGAAATGACAAGTTCTGCTGACTTTAATGGCCCTGCATTTGTTTGCCCCCTGCTGCTTACAGGCCAAACAGCAGTTAAATGctgcataataaaaaaaaaaaaaaaaccaaacaaacaactttGCTCTGCAGAAACAGGCTACAAAGCATTGGGAATTGAACCCCTCCATGAAATTGCCTGGGTCAGTGAGGCAAAACTGAGGCTTGTTTGAAGACATCACTGAACATGTCTTCTCATTGAGCAATGCTGTCTGTAAGCTGATGGCCTCAGGTGAGATGTGTAACCTATTAGCTGTGGGGATAAAGATGTCCTTCACCTGTGCTTACTCATTCTCCTCTACTGTTAGCAGCAATCAACAGCGTTAGCTGCTTGCTCTTTCCAGTGAGGAACGTATGGCTTTCAGTGGCTCCTAGCCTTACCAAGGAGGAAACTAGAGCTTTTCCCAAAACTACACCTTTTATTAACTCCGTGCTGGCATCGTGATGGAGGCTGCCACTCATAACGCTTAGCTACATTCCTGAGGCTTTGCGGAGAAGTCGGTAAAAGGTAATGTACTGGGAAAAGAAGCAGTTTAGGTGCTTTTTCTGGGGAGGAATGGTGGTGTGTAATGGGCATCACGAGGGATGCGGAAAATATCCAGCAGAGATGCTAACTGATCTCATTACTACAGCACCTGCTTGTGCACGGTTTGTGCTTTGTGCAAAAATGAAGGGCTGAGGATCTTTTGTAGATCTGCAGGCAAGCTGTAAGTATCCAAGGCGGCTTTGTGTTCCCTTGAAAAGCTTTAGGCAGCCTGTAAGCAAAACTCCGGCAACTTCCATCTGAGCAATAAATAAGGGTAATAATGAATTAGTCCGCTGTACAGACGCACTCCCCAGGAACATTGGGCTTAAGGCAAGAGGGAATGCAGCGGATCAGCACGCCCAGCGCAGGCAGCCAGCAGATGGCACAGCATGTCTCCCCAGTCCGCTGTGCCAGCCTGTTTTATAAAGATTAAACGCAGCATTATGTTCAGTTGGTTAGTTCAGAGATTGGACaaagccataaatagctcattCCTGTGTGGTTTTAAGTATGCACAATTATGGGAAGGCCGTGATTATCAATGCCATGGGTGGGGGGATGCAATGTAAGGTTGCTCTAAGAAATACTTTAGAGGGATGTTTTGTGTTGAAGGGAAATCCGTGGTGGTAAATAGGTTTTGAATATACCTGTGAAGATGGACACATGCAAAATAGAGAAGGACCGCAGATGATGGTCAGGAAAATAAGTGAGAAGTGGAGCAAGGTCATGGTTAAcgctgggttttttccttctgccagtAGTGTTTCAGGAGACGGTGCTGACTGCCAAGCGATGTGCTTCAGCTGTGGGGTGGCACCCGTCCTCGCCAGGCTCCTGCTTAGCAAGTACTAGCTGCCCTGCTCAGAAAGGATTGGTGGTGAGGTCTGCCTCAGCAGCACCTAATGCAGGTTAGGACTCACATGCTCAGGCAACAGCTATGCCTCACCTGAATCGCTCCGCACTGCCATGGAGATGCCTTCCCCTGCGTCCTTTCACTCCGCTCACTGGGAGCACGGTGATTCAAGAGATAGTCAGTCCTGTGTGCACTTGCACGTAAATGATTCATAATTAAAAAGCATGTAGGCATGTGTTTGGAAGCTTCGGTAGAAAAATTACAGTGGCAGGGAGGTGGACAATGCTTTCTGCATCGTGacctgacatttttatttatacaggGTAAGGAAAATACATTGAATAACTCCCATGGAAATACATCTGCTGCTGCCTTAAATTTTGTCAGGGCTTTCCCAGTTGTCTTCCATAACATTCTGCCAGCAACAGTCCGGACGTTGTTTTACTCTCGCTAGCGCTGGCAAATAGCAATTCAGACGTTCAGCTCTGAGGCTTGTGAAATGGATTAAAGCATCTGTTAAATTAGCTGCAACATGTTGCATGACTTGGGGCAGCACTGGAAAAAGCAGTCTCCAGGAAGCAGTTGCCTTTACAGCTTTGGTTTTGCAATTTTTATGTgagatttgaaaagaaagaagcaacatGTTTCAGCTTAACCTAAGTGCACCGAATGCAAGATATTCTTTAAAAACTGGCAGATTTATGTTCTTTCTCCCTGCCCATTGGCAACACCACAGTCCACGAGAATTGCCCTGCTTTATGAGAAGTCTTTATTACTGTCTTCAGAAAGACAATCTCCCAAGTGAAATGCCCATTGGTATGGTCTGATTGGTAGTTTTAATAGTAAGGAAAGTGTATGGACCTTGTATTGCCACCTCTTATCAAAGGATCCGAAACACTGCTGTCCATGAGATCTCGCTCTCGGCAAagggagggacaggcaggagaTGGTGTAGTGGCTGCGCTTCATGGTCAAGTTACAGCACATGGGAGGGAGTCTGGCTCCCTGTTTGCTGTGTGAAGGTGCTTTCCTAAGATTAAAATCTGTGTTTCCCCGTGCAGGCTCGGGTCCTGTGAAGGTAACACCACGCGCGCAgggctgctgcctctttccttcTGGCTCGGTGTAGAAAAAGACCATGAAATAACACGTGGTGGGATGGTGTCTTGCTCAGAACGGCTTCTCCACAGCCAGTGGTCCGGCTGGTGTGTGTagcagggctgggcagcccGTGCTAGAAGACTAGGTGGGcttgtctttgttttctcttaaagTGTGAGACAGACGAATTGGCAGTGCTGAAAAAGAAAGCGTTAAGGGTAtgaggctggaaaaaaaaccaacccctcTCCGAGGAGGGGTGGAGACAAGGTCCTCTCCGTGCCGCCCGGAGCCCCGGCACCTATCAGAGTCCGGTTATCcgttttttttctgtcagccGGCCGTGGTCCATCCTTGAGGCAGCCTGCGCGGGGAGCGCTGGCCTGCTGCCCCAgcccgggccgggggccggAGGAGAGCGATCTGCTCCCCGGCAGCAGGGCCGCTGCCCTCACAGCCCCGCCGCTGGAACGGCAGCGCCGGGCTCCGCGTCCCAGGGAGCGCCGGCGGAGAAGGAGGCACCGGCCCGCCCGCCTACCCCTCCCGCGGCGGGGGCGGAGGGCGGGAGGAGGCCGGCCGCGGCCCTGCTtcccggccggggcggggcccggcccggcgatGGCGGAGGCGGAGCGGGCGTCGGTTCTGCCGCCGCTGGCGGAAAGTTCCCGGGACGGGGCCGGCGCGGAGCCGCTGCTCCCCGCCATGGAGCGGCGGGCCGAGctcggggaggaggaggaggaggcggcggcggtagCGGtagcagcagaggaggaggaggaggaggacgcgCCCCCTGCCTCGCcgcctttcttcctcctctacCCCGGCCATGGaggcgccgccgcgccgcccggcgTGTGGAGACCCCCGGCGCCCCGCGGCGGGTCCCCCCTGCCCGTGCTGGTGCTGAGCTACCCGGGCTCGGACGGAGCCGGCGGTCCCGGCACCCGTGAGTAGCCGCGGGGCTCCTccccgggcggcgggcgggagccTCCCTCCGGGCGGGGAAGGGTGTGGGGAACCGGCCGGGAGGCGTCGTGGCAGGGCCGAGGGGCCGCCGTCGCCTTGCGAGGCGGGGAAGGGGCGGCGGTGGGGGAGCTCGGCGCCTCCCTGCCGGGGTGCGGGCTCCCGCCTGAGGGTGCGTCGAGCCGTGCCTTTGAGGGCAGGCTGGGGGCGAGCCCGCCGCGGTACGCCCCGGCGGTCCTGGAAACGGGCGTGTGCTCCCCAAAACTCCCCCTCACCCGGCGGGGCGTCAGTGGAAGGGGGCTTGTAGGGGCGTCGTGGTGGCCTGGCTGCTCTCCTGGCAGCATGCGCGTGAGCTGGCCGGAGAAGGGGCAGGGAGCGTTCAGGAAGGAGGCGGTTCGTTAACGCGTTGGCGAGCAGCGCCGACGCGCCGCCTCATCGAAACCCACGCTACGGAGACTTCGTTCTGGACCCCTTCCTCTGGGAAGAGCTTGTCCCGCCCTCGGAATCCTCCCAAGCTGGCCTTGCGGTGTAGTTTGGGGGTGGGAAACACCCGCTCGGGCTTCCTGCTGGTGCTGGGCGTAGAGAACAAAGTTAAGGCGAGGGCACTGCGGGCTGGACGCTTGACGAGGTTGAAGTGCGTTGGAGAGGTGTGCGCTCCCGTGTGGGGCGGCAAATAGTTTTCTGCTTCCTCAGATTCTTTGTAACGTCCTTGCGGTGTATTTGGGTAAGCTGGAGTGCTGTGAAGTAGttgttgtgtgtgttttaaaaacaaaaactatGTGTATGGGTGCATATACAAGATATCTTGCCttttccatccatccatcttGAAAATTGTAGCTTTATCTTCTGGGCTTGGGCCAGGGTGTGGGTGACCGAgctttttgcctttgctttgtCTCCTTCTGTTTACATCCCAGGTGAGCATTCACTCACACATTAGCTGATTATTTTGGGAtgggtatcttttttttttttttcccccccttctccttttAAAGCTAATGCACTTTATTTAAGCCGTTACTCAGCAGAGTTTTAAGCAGTGAGGTAAGAAGCCAATTTCTGTAATGCCAAGAGCAGGTGGAATGACCTAACTTTGTTTTGAGCTATATGAAGGGCTGTGTCTGATTGCAAACTTTTGTCCCCAGTCCAAAACTCCCTCCCGGAGGAGTTGTTGTTTAAACTGATAGCTTCCTGtcaaaactttcatttttactttttttttttaaacctaaatAGGAAATCTTTACGCACTGTAGTCCTGTGATGTGCGTGCAAGGGATTGAGCTATTTCTGATAGAAAAGAaacctttaagaaaaatactttatctTAGCCATCATACTTTTACTGTTCAAACCTGGCTGTAAGAAGGCTTCTGTGTAGATGTGGTGAAACTGAGGCATTGAGATGAGCGTGTTTGTTCCCAAGGAGTTAGTGTAAAAACTCATTGGCTGAGCAATGCTTTATCCCCTATGTTAGCCTTACTCTGCAGTGGCTATTCATGTACGCTTTGTGAAAAAGCCTTATAAAATGTATATAGAAGTGTTTTTTTGAGTCTAAGAGCTAATAGCGGCCTGTGCAATACCCTCTGGCAAAGCCCGCTCAGTAACTGACTGATGCAGTGATAGCGGTGTCTGAAGGGAACAGGAATCATTACGTATTTGCATGGTGTCTTGGACTCTGTTTCTCCTGGGGCGAACTCTGTCTGtaaatcaatttttttcatcatcccttggttttttttgttgcatttttggtttgttttttttgtttgtttttttccccctcagttCTCATGCCCgcaaaagcagcttttatttGTTCGTCATtgagcagcaggagcagtggATTCTGCTGCAAAGTCTTGCTTCTTCACTGGTTGCTTTGGGGTTGTCCTCAAAGCAGCGGGTAGAACTTCAGTCTGGAGCAGAAAGGATGTTGTGTGCTTAAATTCCAGACTTAATCCTGGCTACCTGTAGAGTATGTGGCCTTGCAGGTGTCATTGCCTCTGAACAACCGTTACTCTGTGCAGCATTGAGGTGCAGCGGCATTAATCGTGGTCTGGGTTATAAAGATTGTCATGTCTGTGTTGGTATCACTGGGGAGACCCGTCGGTGGCCCGTGGAGCCCTGTTTCATGGGCTTTTCTCATGTGTCATGATCTCGGGTTGCCATAACCTATAACAGCTCAGCATTGACAATTCTTGATCTGCTTCTCCTTATTCTGCAATAGTATTTGAAGTGATTGTTCATGTCTGCTCCCCTTGATTCTTCAGTGCTGGAGTTGCTTTTAGAGTTAAGATAAACTGAGGAGTGTGAAGAAGGCTATTTTTGCATCTTGTGCATGTATTAGAAAAACCTGTTATGCTCTATGAATACTAATCCCTCTTTATGTAGCTGTAAACTGAAAGAAGCGATTTAAGTGAAGGGTGTTTCCTGCTGGATCACAAATTCCTCCCTTCAGTGCCTGAAGGCTGTCGTTTCCATGAGTaggaatgaaaataattactcTGTATTGGCATTTACATGTTATACTGGAGGTAGGGACCAATATGCTGAAAAGTCAGTATTTCAGAATCTTTTTGAGATTTATTTaaacttttggggtttttttcctgttaggaCGCAATCATTAAACTGTTCTCGAGAGAGAGGTCTTGCCACAGGATTGAAGGGTACT
The Haliaeetus albicilla chromosome 1, bHalAlb1.1, whole genome shotgun sequence DNA segment above includes these coding regions:
- the UTP3 gene encoding something about silencing protein 10; this encodes MRTRRGTVLRPPPEPSAEEEEEDGGQVGPEGLADEVEDFHEAQFQAVMAALESGEEAGDSQEEEEEEEEVLGLQLPEDSEEDGSGEEEEEEEKEVQGVDLYVDHSAEEDGEGEEEEDGEGEEEEESEVEDEDEELSMGSDLEERHQDTKLPHELSWGQRKQLYYDTDYGSDAQAKGKRSQQEVDAEEEEEEQEAQVIQRRLVQDLGEDDYGLDVIQGYLAEQQKTHDGKGQKIDKDLQALSKKQQLKLLKQESPELLQLIEDFEVKLMELKDELHPLLQMVKNGTIPQGKGSRYLQTKYHLYLNYCANISFYLVLKSKRMPVHSHPVIERLVAYRNIINDLAVIDQKLSSQVRMLLKNYYDKKEDKLPKEKKFALFLPPDVKKNKLKRAPALANGQATAAELSDESDLDEEAALKYYKMMEEKLKLKRKRTEDQDMLEEEAVLEGEDPSKKRGVTYQMIKNKGLTPRRRKIDRNPRVKHREKFRRAKIRRKGQVREVRRELHRYAGELSGIRAGVKKSRKLQ